Genomic window (Mycolicibacterium smegmatis):
AGCCCGCGCCCGGCTCGCTGTAGAGCAGGCACGTGCGCGAACGCTCGGTGAGGAACTCGTACAGCAGGTGCTGTTTGATGGTGTCGTTGCCGAACATCAGGATCGTGTTGGCCGGGATGCTGTACTTGTCCAGGCGTGAGCCCGGGGCGCGGACGGCCCGGAATTCCTTCTCGATGACCGAGGCGAGCTTGTGCGGATACTCGCGGCCCCACCACTGCTTCGGGTAGGACGGCACGGCATAGCCGGCGTCGACGACCTTCTCCAGCCACGCGATGCGCTCCGGGGTGCTGACCCAGGGATCGGTCTGCTTGGGCAGGCCTTTCCAGTTCTGGGCGAGCCACTCCCGCACCTCGGCAGCCAGTTCCTCGGGGGTGGGCAGTTCGTTGGTCATGTCAGGCGCCTTTCGCGGTGAGGTAACGCTCGCGGTGCTGAGCCGAGCTGCCGAACAGTTGCAGGCCGGTGCGGGCCCGGCGCACGAACAGGTGCGCGGGATGCTCCCAGGTGAAGCCGATGCCGCCGTGCATCTGGACGGCCTGCATGGCCGTCGTGTTGTACGCCTCGGCGCAGAAGAAGCCGGCCAGCGCGATCGCTCCCGCGGCGTCGTCGCTGCCCGCGGCCTTCTCGGCGGCCGCGTGCTGCGCGGCCGACGTCGACGACTCCACCTGCACCAGCAGATCGGCCGCCATGTGCTTGAGCGCCTGGAAGCTGCCGATGGCGCGGCCGAACTGGATGCGGGTCTTGAGGTAGTCGATGGTGATGTCGAAGATGCGCCGTGTTCCGCCGACCTGCTCACCGGCCAGCGCGATCACCGCGAGGTCCAGTGCGTGGCTCACGGCGTCCCAGCCCGCGGTGCCGATGCGGCGCGCCGGGGTGTCGGTGAAGGTGAACGTCGACAACCGCACGGACGGGTCGAAAACGGTTGCCGCAGCGCGGGTCAGGCCTGTTGCGTCGGGTGTGACCTCGAAGATCCCGACGCCGCCCACATCATCTTTGCCGGTGCGGGCGACCACCAGGAGGACGTCGGCGATCTGGCCGCTCAGCACGTAGTGAGCGTTACCGTTCAGCGTGTGGCCGTCGGCGCGCTCGGTCGCCTTCACGGCGACGCCCTCTTGTGCCCAGGTGCCGCGTGCCCCGGTCACGGCGACCGTCGCGATCGAGGTGCCCTCGGCGAGGCCCGGCAGCAGACGCTGCTTGTCCTCGGCGGTGCCTGCCGCTTCGATGAGCGCGGTGGCCAACACTGCGCTGCCGATGAACGGTGCCGGTAGCAGTGCCGCACCGGTCTCCTCGGCGACGGCCTCGAGCTCAAGAGCGCCGAGCCCGACGCCGCCGTACTCGGGATCGATCAGCAGCCCGGTCACACCCTGTGCGGCGAGCTTGCGCCACAACTGGGGGTCGTATCCCTCGTCGCTGCTGATCGTCTGCCGTACGTCCTGCTCGGTGCACTCGTTCTGCAGCAGCTCCCGGACCGCGGCGGCCAACTCCGCCCGCTCGGCCACGCTGATCGTCATGTGAACCGCCTTTCTGCGCGTCGCAACCATGCAACGCGTGTTCGGCGGACGTGTAAATCACGTATTAGGACACTGACAGATTTCCCAAAGGGAAACGCCAGGCGTGCGGGCAGATGTCCCCAGGGGTAACAGCCCAGGTCAGCCGGGGTCTATCACCCAGCCTGTCAACCCAGGTCGCCACCGGCCACCGGCAGGACGCTGCCGGTGATGTAGGACGCCTCGTCGGAGGCCAGAAAGCAGATCGCGGCGGCCTGCTCGTCGAGGGTTCCGTACCGGTGCATGAGCGACGAGGCGAGCGTCTGGTCGATGTGCGCCTGGAACCAGGCCCGCTCGGTGTCGTCGGCCGGCGCCGGGGTGCCGCGACTGATCCGCCGCGGCGGCGCGTCGGTACCGCCCGGCGCGGTCGCCACGACCCGGATCCCGGCGTCGGCGTACTCCATCGCCAGTGACGCGGTGATCGCGTTGATACCGCCTTTGGCCGCCGAGTACGGGATCCGGTGGATGCCGCGGGTGGCGGCCGAGGACACGTTGACGATCACGCCGTGTCCCTGCTCGACCATCGCCGGTAGGGCCGCGCGGCACGCGTAGAGCGTGGTCATCAGTGAGCGGGTGATCTCGGCCTGGATCTCGTCGGCGGTGAACTGCGTGAACGGTTTGAAGTTGATCGCCCCGCCGACGTTGTTGATGAGCACGTCGATGTGCCCGAACTTGCGAATCGCCTGCCGGACAACTGTTTCTGCGCCGTCGGGGTGCTCCAGGTCGGCGGTGACGGCCAGGGTCGCCGGGCCGGTCTGCGACAGTTCGTCGGCGAGGTCATGGACCAGTTCGGCACGGTCGACCATGACCACACGGCCGTCCTCGGCGTTGATGCGGCGCGCGGTGTGCTCGCCGATGCCCTGGGCGGCGCCGGTCACCACCACCACCTTGCCGCGGAACCGGCCCGGTGAGATGAACCTGGGTGTGCGTGCGGCCCGGACCTTTTCGCGCTCGGCCTGCTCCTGGTCGGCGAGTGCGCGGCGCATGGTCTGCTTGGCGCATTCGGCGTGCGCCGTGATCAGGGTCTTGGCCGCGGCGCGGTCGTGGGCCTCGAACGCCTCGACGATGCGGACGTGGTCCTGCGCGCACAGCGGGTGACACCAAGTGGCGTGGCGAAGCACCTCGCTCATGCGTCCTTTGACGTCGAGTGCCTGATACGCCTGCAGCAGGTGCTCATTGCCGGTCAGGGTGAACAGGTAGTCGTGGAATGCCGCGTTGGTCTCGGTGTACCGGGCCGCGTCGACGAAGCGGTCACCGTCCACGTACGGCAGTGTCGACTCGGCGAGCAGGCGATAACCGGCCAGCTGTGCGGTGCTCAACCGTCCGATCGTGAGTTCCAGCGCACCGAGTTCGAGCGCCTGGCGCGCCTCGAAAAGGGCATCGGACTCGTGCAGTTCGGGATGCTCCTCGCCGATCTGGTATCCGTCCGGCGCCACGGGTTGCGGTGGCTGCACATGCACCGGCTCGGGCACATCGTCGGGTACCTCGACCACAGAGGCGGGGGCTGCGACTGCCCGGGCGGCGAAAACCTCCTGCCCCGCAAGCGATCGCGCCCCGCTCGCCCGCAGCGCACCGCCGTCGTCGTCGAGCTGGGTCGCGGTCCCCGGCGCGGCGGGTGCGATCAACTGACCGGCGATCCGGCGCGCGCTGTCGGCGTGGTCATGCCCCGGCCGGCTCGCGGTCTGTTCGGCCGGGGCCATGTCGATGCTCGACGGTATCTGTTGGCCGCAGATCGCGTCCGCGTCGGGAGCGGTGAGCAGGTTCTCGACCGGCCCCGCGGCCGATTCCTCGGCGGGGGATCGGTCGGCGGGCGCATCGGGCGCACCGGCACGGGTGAGCCCGAACTTCTCGAAGTAGAAACCGGTCGGCGTGACACCGGAATTGGTCAGGTGGGTGCGGACTGCCTCGACCATGGGCGGTGGTCCGCACAGGTAGACGGCCACGTCACCGCCGTAAAGATGCTCGGAGCTGATCAGTTCGGGTATGCGTACCTTGTTGGCCGAGGTGCTCGACGGGTCGGATACGCAGTGACTCCACGTGAACGCGGGCAACTGGGAGGCGAATTCGTCGATGCGGTCCAGTTCGACCAGATCGGCGTCGGAGCTCACGCCGTAGATCAGATGGGCCGTGCGGGTGCTGCCGTCAGAACGCAGCTTGCCCAGCATCGACAGCACCGGCGCCAGGCCGGTGCCGCCGGCCAGCAGCAGGATGGGGCGCTCGGCCTCGCGCAGGAAGAACGATCCGTGCGGCCCGGTGAAGCTGACCGCGTCGCCCACCACCGCGCGTCGCGACAGGTACTCCGACATGGCCCCGCCGGGAACGAGTTTCACCAGGAAGGTCAGCAACGCCTCGTCCGGGGGGTTGGAAAACGAGTACGACCGCGTGATGTCGGTGCCCGGCACCGTGATGTTGACGTACTGGCCGGGCAGGAACGCCAGGTCGGCACGGTCGGGGATCTCGACGGTGAACCGGACCGTCGTGGCGGACAGGCGGGTCAGTTCGACGATGGTGCCTGTGTATCTGGTGGCCTGGGTCTTGGCGATGTCGGACGTGCCTGCGATCTGCAGCACCAGGTCCGAGCGTGGTTTCATGCTGCACGGCAGGACATATCCGCGTTCGGCCTCGTCGGGTGCGAGCGCGTCGTCGATGTAGGTGCCTGCGTCGTAGCGGCCCGACTCGCACAGCGCCTTGCACGTGCCGCACGCGCCGTCGCGGCAGTCCAGCGGGATGTTGATGCGCTGCCGGTACGACGCGTCGGCCACGGTCTGGTCGGCGCGGCAGGTGATGAACCTGGTGACCCCGTCCTCGAAGGACAAGGCCACCGAGAAGGTTTCGTCGCCCTCCGGGGTGTTCGGGTGCTGCGCGGAATTTCTGTCGATCATCACGGTCATGGCGGGTCCCTAGAAGTGGTAGATGTCCACCACGTGGTGGATGTAGTCGTTCTTCAGCACGACCGTCTTGCGCCGGATCAGCGGCTGTTCACCGGAGAAGTCGATGGTGTAGAAGGAGGTCCCGTAGTACGGGTCGACCGTCTTGTACCGGAAATACATGGTGTGCCAGTTGAACCGGACATCCACCAGGTCGCCGCGCCGCTCGATGACCTCGACGTTGCTGATGTTGTGGCTCGTGCGTGGCTCGGGCAGCGATGTCGCCGAGGACCGTTCGGTGCGGATCCGGAACACGCGGTCTTCCAGTCCGCCTTTGTTGGCGTAGTAGATCAGCGAGATGTCGCGCTGCGGATCCTCGACCAGTCGGTCGTCGTCGGCCCACGAGGGCATCCAGTAGACGACGTCGTCGGCGTAACACTCCAACCATTTCTCGAACTCGCGGTCGTCGAGATACCGGGCCTCCCGGTAGAGGAACTGCTCGATGACGTTCTGGGTGATGAGCTTGGCTGGCTTTTCGGTGGTGGTCATGTCAGTGCTCCGTGGGGTTCGAGGTGACGGCGCGGCGCAGGGTCCTCAGCCAGTAGCCGTGCTGCACCGGGTAGAGGCCTTCGTCCTCGTTGCGCAGGCCCGACGAGACGATGCCGTGCATCCCCAGCGACTCCGCGACCGGATCGGGTCCGGAAAGCCAGTGCTGCGCACCGCGGCTCATGTCGTTCCACGGTGCGGCCTGCGCGCGGAACGTGAGCTGGCAGGACCGGAACTCCTCGAGGTCGTCGGGGGTGGCCATGCCCGAGGCGTTGAAGAAGTCCTCGTATTGGCGGATCCGGTGGGCGCGGGCCGCGGCGCTCTCGCCCTTGGGGGCGATGCAGTAGATCGTGACCTCGGTCTTGTCGGGCGCGATCGGCCGGAAATGCCGGATCTGCGTCGAGAACTGGTCCATCACGTAGACGTTCGGGTACAGGCACAGGTTGCGTGAGCCCTTGACCATGAATTCGCCCTTGGCTTCGCCGAATCGGGCCTTGAGCTCGTCGAGCCGGTCCCACAGGGGACGGTCCTGCGGGTTGGCGGCCCAGGTCCACAGGCACAGATGCCCGTGGGGGAACGACCAGTAACCGCCGCCGGACTTGCCCCAACTGCCGGCGTCGAGCGCCTTGGTGTCGTTCTTGGACTCGCCGCACGTGCGACGGCTGGTGGTGGCGGCGTAGTTCCAGTGGGTCGCGGTCACGTGGTAACCGTCGGCACCGTTCTCGGCCTGCACCTTCCAGTTGCCGTCGTAGGTGTAGGTGGACGCACCCCGCAGGACCTCGAGACCGTCCGGTGACTGGTCGACCAGCATGTCGATCACCGTCGTCGTGTCACCGAGATGCTCGGTGAGAGGCAGCACGTCGGGATTGAGGCTGCCGAACAGGAACCCGCGGTACCCCT
Coding sequences:
- the benA gene encoding benzoate 1,2-dioxygenase large subunit — its product is MTTHLSPDHLENVLADAVIEDPAAGVYRANRRIFTDDEIFELEMKHIFEGNWVYLAHESQVPNPGDYFTTYIGRQPVVITRDRDGDLHCLINACAHRGAMICRRKTDNRTTLTCPFHGWTFRNDGTLLKVKDPDGAGYPDTFNSNGSHNMTKVARFEGYRGFLFGSLNPDVLPLTEHLGDTTTVIDMLVDQSPDGLEVLRGASTYTYDGNWKVQAENGADGYHVTATHWNYAATTSRRTCGESKNDTKALDAGSWGKSGGGYWSFPHGHLCLWTWAANPQDRPLWDRLDELKARFGEAKGEFMVKGSRNLCLYPNVYVMDQFSTQIRHFRPIAPDKTEVTIYCIAPKGESAAARAHRIRQYEDFFNASGMATPDDLEEFRSCQLTFRAQAAPWNDMSRGAQHWLSGPDPVAESLGMHGIVSSGLRNEDEGLYPVQHGYWLRTLRRAVTSNPTEH
- the benC gene encoding benzoate 1,2-dioxygenase electron transfer component BenC codes for the protein MTVMIDRNSAQHPNTPEGDETFSVALSFEDGVTRFITCRADQTVADASYRQRINIPLDCRDGACGTCKALCESGRYDAGTYIDDALAPDEAERGYVLPCSMKPRSDLVLQIAGTSDIAKTQATRYTGTIVELTRLSATTVRFTVEIPDRADLAFLPGQYVNITVPGTDITRSYSFSNPPDEALLTFLVKLVPGGAMSEYLSRRAVVGDAVSFTGPHGSFFLREAERPILLLAGGTGLAPVLSMLGKLRSDGSTRTAHLIYGVSSDADLVELDRIDEFASQLPAFTWSHCVSDPSSTSANKVRIPELISSEHLYGGDVAVYLCGPPPMVEAVRTHLTNSGVTPTGFYFEKFGLTRAGAPDAPADRSPAEESAAGPVENLLTAPDADAICGQQIPSSIDMAPAEQTASRPGHDHADSARRIAGQLIAPAAPGTATQLDDDGGALRASGARSLAGQEVFAARAVAAPASVVEVPDDVPEPVHVQPPQPVAPDGYQIGEEHPELHESDALFEARQALELGALELTIGRLSTAQLAGYRLLAESTLPYVDGDRFVDAARYTETNAAFHDYLFTLTGNEHLLQAYQALDVKGRMSEVLRHATWCHPLCAQDHVRIVEAFEAHDRAAAKTLITAHAECAKQTMRRALADQEQAEREKVRAARTPRFISPGRFRGKVVVVTGAAQGIGEHTARRINAEDGRVVMVDRAELVHDLADELSQTGPATLAVTADLEHPDGAETVVRQAIRKFGHIDVLINNVGGAINFKPFTQFTADEIQAEITRSLMTTLYACRAALPAMVEQGHGVIVNVSSAATRGIHRIPYSAAKGGINAITASLAMEYADAGIRVVATAPGGTDAPPRRISRGTPAPADDTERAWFQAHIDQTLASSLMHRYGTLDEQAAAICFLASDEASYITGSVLPVAGGDLG
- the benB gene encoding benzoate 1,2-dioxygenase small subunit, yielding MTTTEKPAKLITQNVIEQFLYREARYLDDREFEKWLECYADDVVYWMPSWADDDRLVEDPQRDISLIYYANKGGLEDRVFRIRTERSSATSLPEPRTSHNISNVEVIERRGDLVDVRFNWHTMYFRYKTVDPYYGTSFYTIDFSGEQPLIRRKTVVLKNDYIHHVVDIYHF
- a CDS encoding acyl-CoA dehydrogenase family protein; this translates as MTISVAERAELAAAVRELLQNECTEQDVRQTISSDEGYDPQLWRKLAAQGVTGLLIDPEYGGVGLGALELEAVAEETGAALLPAPFIGSAVLATALIEAAGTAEDKQRLLPGLAEGTSIATVAVTGARGTWAQEGVAVKATERADGHTLNGNAHYVLSGQIADVLLVVARTGKDDVGGVGIFEVTPDATGLTRAAATVFDPSVRLSTFTFTDTPARRIGTAGWDAVSHALDLAVIALAGEQVGGTRRIFDITIDYLKTRIQFGRAIGSFQALKHMAADLLVQVESSTSAAQHAAAEKAAGSDDAAGAIALAGFFCAEAYNTTAMQAVQMHGGIGFTWEHPAHLFVRRARTGLQLFGSSAQHRERYLTAKGA